The DNA segment CCGGTGGGCTTTGTCGGCAGCCTGACCGAACTGGGCCGCCAGACGGGGCGCTACACCGCACATGCCCTGGATGACCGGGCAGGCTGCGCCGTGCTGCTGACCCTGCTCGAACGCTTCCACGAGACGCCGCCGCCAGTCACGCTGGTCCTGGTGTTTTCGGTGCAGGAGGAAGTCGGCCTACGCGGCGTGTCTGCGCTGGCCCGCCACCTTCAGGCCGACGTGGCGCTGGCCCTAGACATGACCGCCGCCGACGATACGCCCGAGTTCTCCGGCCCGCATCTGCAACTGGGCGCTGGCCCCACCGTCAAGATGATGGACGCCTCGACCCAGGCGCATCCGGCCATTCGCCGGGGTCTGCTCGGCGCGGCCCGCAAACGGGGCATAGCCGTGCAGCGCGAGGTCCTCAAGGGGATCGGCACCGACGCCGGAGCCTTGCAATATCTGGGTCAGGGCGTGCCAACTGGGGCCGTTTCGGTGGTCAACCGCTACACGCACAGCCCTGTCGAGGTGCTGGACAGCCGCGATCTGGAAGGGGCCGTGGCTCTGCTGGAAGGTTTCCTGCACGATCTTCCTGACCTGGATCTGCGTTTCGTGGCGCTGGAAGAGAAGTCCTCAGACTGACCCGTTCTTTCGGCTCTCGTCACAGGCGTCAGACCGCTGCCCCGGCGTCTTGAGCGGGTCTTGACTCGTTGCCCGCGTGTTCAGACCAGACTCCACAATGCGGGAATGCGAATTCCCAGACGACTGATCCTGGCGGCGGCGGTCACGGCCATCGCCATGCGCCGCAAGTTCATCCCACCCTACGATCTGACTGGCAAGAGTGTCCTGATTACCGGGGGTTCGCGCGGTCTGGGGCTGGCGCTGGCCGCCGAGTTCCTGAAGCGTGGGGCCACTCTTACGCTGATGGCGCGCGATCCTGCCGAGCTGGAGCGTGCGGCCCAGCAACTCGGCGGGGGCAGGCGGGTGCAGAC comes from the Deinococcus sp. AJ005 genome and includes:
- a CDS encoding M42 family metallopeptidase yields the protein MTESNPQNSVLPSVMKHLQALVEATGPSGSEEDVVQLVVKAARPHADTINVDAFGNVIAVRHAAQAGARRCIISAHMDEVGFRVYKIGADGFLRLEKLGGLDDRILPAQRVWIRTDSGERLLGIIGTKSAHLLGDADRANVVPYASLYVDIGARSQQEVLDMGVAVGDPVGFVGSLTELGRQTGRYTAHALDDRAGCAVLLTLLERFHETPPPVTLVLVFSVQEEVGLRGVSALARHLQADVALALDMTAADDTPEFSGPHLQLGAGPTVKMMDASTQAHPAIRRGLLGAARKRGIAVQREVLKGIGTDAGALQYLGQGVPTGAVSVVNRYTHSPVEVLDSRDLEGAVALLEGFLHDLPDLDLRFVALEEKSSD